Proteins co-encoded in one Halococcoides cellulosivorans genomic window:
- a CDS encoding non-canonical purine NTP pyrophosphatase yields MLTFVTGNAGKVREARRYLDQDVEQVSHDYVEIQSPDLAAIAARGAREAYAYVGGPVFVEDSGLFVEDLDGFPGPYSAYVEDTIGIEGVAELGAGSRATFRSVIAFCDGDAFARAPPGIDEGEGHTIVASVDAPVALLVGEVTGEIVQPRGSEGFGYDPIFEFEGETFAERSMEAKNEVSHRGRALEAFADWLA; encoded by the coding sequence ATGCTCACGTTCGTCACCGGCAACGCCGGCAAGGTCCGCGAGGCGCGCCGGTATCTCGATCAGGACGTCGAACAGGTCAGCCACGACTACGTCGAGATCCAGTCGCCCGATCTGGCGGCTATCGCCGCTCGCGGCGCGCGCGAGGCGTACGCCTACGTCGGCGGGCCCGTCTTCGTCGAGGACTCGGGGCTGTTCGTCGAGGATCTGGATGGGTTCCCCGGCCCCTACTCGGCGTACGTCGAGGACACCATCGGCATCGAGGGCGTGGCCGAACTCGGCGCGGGGTCGCGCGCCACGTTCCGCTCGGTGATCGCGTTCTGTGACGGCGACGCGTTCGCACGCGCCCCGCCCGGCATCGACGAGGGCGAAGGCCACACTATCGTCGCGAGCGTCGACGCCCCGGTCGCCCTCCTCGTCGGTGAGGTCACCGGTGAGATCGTCCAGCCCCGCGGATCGGAGGGCTTCGGCTACGATCCGATCTTCGAGTTCGAAGGCGAGACGTTCGCAGAGCGATCGATGGAGGCGAAAAACGAGGTCTCACACCGTGGGCGCGCGCTGGAAGCCTTCGCGGACTGGCTGGCCTGA
- a CDS encoding ATP synthase subunit A, with protein MSTDQTVRADGRIDSVSGPVVTATGLDARMNDMVYVGEAGLMGEVIEIEDDVTTIQVYEETSAVAPGEPVEGTGSPLAVDLGPGLLDNIYDGVQRPLEVLEESMGSAFLDRGVDAPGIDLEKPWEFTPTVEAGDEVASGDVVGTVPETESIDHRVMVPPDVEGGTVAEAKSGTFTVEETVVELDDGTEIAMHQEWPVRQARPAGEKETPTEPLVTGQRILDGLFPIAKGGTAAIPGPFGSGKTVTQHQLAKWADADIVVYVGCGERGNEMTEVIEDFPELEDPVTGKPLMSRTSLIANTSNMPVAARESSVYTGITIAEYYRDMGYDVALMADSTSRWAEAMREISSRLEEMPGEEGYPAYLPARLAEFYERSGYYQTLSGDEGSVSVVGAVSPPGGDFSEPVTQNTLRIVKTFWALDADLAERRHFPAINWDESYSLYRDQLDPYFEESVAGDWPDLRQWLIDILDEEGELQEIVQLVGRDALPEDQQLTLVVARYIREGFLQQNALHDVDTYCAPEKSYQMMGAIKAFHDAAFDALDAGVPVEEITSVESIAQLNRIATTEEYEQFIDETIDEITEDLRGLY; from the coding sequence ATGAGCACGGACCAGACAGTCCGCGCAGACGGACGGATCGACAGCGTGAGCGGCCCCGTCGTGACGGCGACCGGGCTGGACGCGCGTATGAACGACATGGTGTACGTCGGTGAGGCCGGCCTGATGGGCGAGGTCATCGAAATCGAAGACGACGTGACCACCATCCAGGTCTACGAGGAAACCTCGGCGGTCGCGCCGGGCGAACCCGTCGAAGGCACCGGATCGCCGCTCGCGGTCGATCTGGGCCCGGGCCTGCTGGACAACATCTACGACGGCGTCCAGCGCCCCCTGGAGGTCCTCGAAGAATCGATGGGGTCGGCGTTTCTCGACCGCGGGGTCGACGCCCCGGGGATCGATCTGGAGAAGCCCTGGGAGTTCACGCCCACCGTCGAGGCGGGCGACGAGGTCGCATCCGGCGACGTCGTCGGGACCGTCCCCGAGACCGAGAGTATCGACCATCGCGTGATGGTCCCCCCGGACGTCGAGGGCGGAACCGTCGCGGAGGCCAAATCGGGGACGTTCACCGTCGAGGAGACGGTCGTCGAACTCGACGACGGCACCGAGATCGCGATGCACCAGGAGTGGCCGGTCCGGCAGGCCCGACCCGCCGGCGAGAAAGAGACGCCGACCGAACCGCTGGTGACCGGGCAGCGCATTTTGGACGGCCTGTTTCCCATCGCCAAGGGCGGAACGGCCGCGATTCCGGGGCCGTTCGGGAGTGGGAAAACGGTCACTCAGCACCAGCTTGCCAAGTGGGCCGACGCAGACATCGTCGTCTACGTCGGCTGTGGCGAGCGTGGCAACGAGATGACCGAGGTGATCGAGGACTTCCCCGAACTCGAAGACCCCGTGACGGGGAAGCCGCTGATGAGCCGGACGAGCCTCATCGCGAACACCTCGAACATGCCCGTCGCGGCCCGCGAATCGTCGGTCTACACGGGGATCACGATCGCGGAGTACTACCGCGACATGGGCTACGACGTCGCGCTGATGGCCGACTCCACCTCGCGGTGGGCCGAGGCGATGCGCGAGATCTCCTCGCGACTCGAAGAGATGCCTGGCGAAGAGGGGTATCCCGCCTATCTCCCGGCGCGACTCGCGGAGTTCTACGAGCGCTCTGGGTACTACCAGACGCTGTCGGGCGACGAAGGGTCGGTCTCGGTCGTCGGCGCAGTCAGCCCACCGGGCGGGGACTTCTCCGAGCCCGTCACCCAGAACACGCTGCGCATCGTGAAGACGTTCTGGGCGCTCGACGCCGACCTGGCCGAGCGACGGCACTTCCCGGCGATCAACTGGGACGAGTCCTATTCGCTGTATCGCGACCAGCTCGACCCGTACTTCGAAGAGTCGGTCGCCGGCGACTGGCCCGACCTGCGCCAGTGGCTGATCGACATCCTCGACGAGGAGGGCGAACTCCAGGAGATCGTTCAGCTCGTCGGGCGTGACGCACTGCCCGAAGACCAGCAACTCACGCTCGTCGTCGCGCGATACATCCGCGAGGGGTTCCTCCAGCAGAACGCCCTCCACGACGTCGACACCTACTGTGCGCCCGAGAAGAGCTACCAGATGATGGGTGCGATCAAGGCGTTCCACGACGCGGCGTTCGACGCGCTCGACGCGGGCGTGCCCGTCGAGGAGATCACGTCGGTCGAGTCGATCGCCCAACTCAACCGCATCGCGACGACCGAGGAGTACGAACAGTTCATCGACGAGACGATCGACGAGATCACCGAGGATCTCAGGGGGCTGTACTGA
- a CDS encoding V-type ATP synthase subunit F, whose protein sequence is MADEIAVVGSSDFTTGFRLAGVRKCESVPEDDKPEQLEDAVETVFEDESVGIVVMHESDLEYLSRGTREAVERSLDPVLVTLGGGAASGGLRAQIKRAIGIDLMEE, encoded by the coding sequence ATGGCAGACGAAATTGCCGTCGTCGGCAGTAGCGACTTCACGACGGGGTTCAGACTCGCCGGCGTCCGCAAGTGCGAGTCGGTCCCCGAGGACGACAAGCCCGAGCAGTTGGAGGACGCCGTCGAGACGGTGTTCGAAGACGAGTCGGTGGGCATCGTCGTCATGCACGAATCGGATCTCGAATATCTCTCGCGCGGGACGCGCGAGGCCGTCGAGCGGAGTCTCGACCCGGTCCTCGTGACGCTCGGCGGCGGGGCTGCGAGTGGCGGCCTCCGCGCCCAGATCAAGCGCGCGATCGGCATCGATCTCATGGAGGAATGA
- a CDS encoding cellulase family glycosylhydrolase produces MRDHDTTGSDRQSRRQFLKTTGATAALAAGLATVGTAAARGIPTPRLHRDGKWMKDPSDNEVTLRGVNVVDPARAKETTWRRAIPRVVEHATDPERDWYSRVIRLPMQPADIIEDGKGNGARVDPGGFSESKLQTYLDDYVQPVVETTREIGVYLILDYHRHKSQELEYTDPDLHDELMMFWEVVASRYAEEPHVLFEVYNEPISPYYGFRERGASAEVANPDDENAEQTWLDWRAAAQPWVDTIQANAPEAPVLIGSPRWSQWTFWSSIHEFEGENLAYTGHVYGHPGLRPLDEYFGTPAEEVPIFMTEFGYEPDDGETAEYMAGSNEKEGQQFVDFFESHPNVSWQVWCFDHIWAPAMFSKDTGGPDEPWELRSGPLQHGQFFRDYLKETRSDRLPEGDGSTTPGTTPGGDLDPVDGTVPQDLDGDGLHEDLSGDGTLNFPDVNQFFQHTDSAAVQDHPDAYDFDGDGTVDSQDVLALFEMV; encoded by the coding sequence ATGAGAGACCACGACACCACAGGATCCGATCGGCAGTCGAGACGCCAGTTTCTGAAGACCACCGGTGCGACCGCCGCACTGGCCGCCGGTCTCGCGACCGTCGGTACCGCCGCCGCACGCGGGATTCCGACCCCACGCTTGCATCGCGACGGAAAGTGGATGAAAGACCCGAGCGACAACGAGGTGACCTTGCGCGGGGTGAACGTCGTCGACCCTGCCCGCGCGAAAGAGACCACCTGGCGACGCGCCATTCCGCGGGTGGTCGAGCACGCGACCGACCCTGAGCGCGACTGGTACTCGCGGGTGATCCGCTTGCCGATGCAACCCGCGGACATCATCGAAGACGGCAAGGGCAACGGCGCTCGGGTCGATCCGGGTGGGTTCTCCGAATCGAAACTGCAGACGTATCTCGACGACTACGTCCAGCCAGTCGTCGAGACAACGCGTGAGATCGGTGTCTACCTCATTCTGGACTACCATCGCCACAAGAGCCAGGAACTCGAATACACCGACCCCGACCTCCACGACGAACTGATGATGTTCTGGGAGGTCGTCGCCTCGCGGTACGCGGAGGAGCCACACGTCCTCTTCGAGGTGTACAACGAACCCATCTCGCCGTACTACGGCTTCCGCGAGCGCGGGGCGAGCGCCGAGGTGGCCAATCCCGACGACGAGAACGCCGAACAGACCTGGCTCGACTGGCGGGCGGCCGCCCAGCCCTGGGTCGATACGATTCAGGCCAACGCCCCCGAAGCGCCGGTGCTCATCGGGTCGCCGCGGTGGTCCCAGTGGACCTTCTGGTCGTCGATCCACGAGTTCGAGGGCGAGAATCTCGCCTACACCGGCCACGTCTACGGCCATCCGGGCTTGCGCCCGCTGGACGAATACTTCGGCACGCCCGCCGAGGAGGTGCCGATCTTCATGACGGAGTTCGGGTACGAACCCGACGACGGCGAGACTGCCGAATACATGGCCGGATCGAACGAGAAGGAGGGCCAGCAGTTCGTCGACTTCTTCGAGAGCCACCCGAACGTCTCCTGGCAGGTCTGGTGTTTCGATCACATCTGGGCGCCCGCGATGTTCTCCAAGGACACCGGCGGGCCCGACGAACCCTGGGAACTCAGATCCGGGCCGCTCCAGCACGGGCAGTTCTTCCGCGATTACCTCAAAGAGACTCGCTCGGACCGTCTACCCGAGGGTGATGGGTCGACGACGCCGGGCACGACGCCCGGGGGCGACCTCGACCCGGTCGACGGCACCGTCCCGCAGGATCTCGACGGCGACGGACTCCACGAGGACCTCTCGGGGGACGGGACGCTGAACTTCCCCGACGTGAACCAATTCTTCCAGCACACCGATTCCGCCGCCGTGCAGGACCACCCCGACGCCTACGACTTCGACGGGGACGGCACCGTCGACTCACAGGACGTGCTCGCGCTGTTCGAGATGGTCTGA
- a CDS encoding V-type ATP synthase subunit B, which yields MKEYQTITEVSGPLVHVAVDEPVGYDEMVEIEVDGETRRGQVLESTSDHVAIQVFESTQGIDRNCSVRFLGETMKMPVTEDLLGRVLDGTGQPIDDGPEIVPDERRDIVGKAINPYSREFPREFIQTGVSAIDGMNTLVRGQKLPLFSGSGLPHNDLALQIARQAEVPEESEGDDEEESEFAVVFAAMGITAEEANAFMDDFERTGALERSVVFTNLADDPAVERTITPRLALTTAEYLAFEKGYHVLTIMTDMTNYCEALREIGAAREEVPGRRGYPGYMYTDLANLYERAGRIEGVEGSITQIPILTMPSDDDTHPIPDLTGYITEGQIYVDRDLNSQGVRPPIYVLPSLSRLMDEGIGEGHTREDHGDVSDQMYAAYAEGEDLRDLVNIVGREALSERDNKFLDFADRFEQEFVDQGTDTDRSIEETLDLGWELLSMLPKAELNRIGEEFIEEYYIEDESAAADETEAEA from the coding sequence ATGAAAGAGTATCAGACGATCACGGAAGTCAGCGGACCGCTCGTCCACGTCGCCGTCGACGAGCCAGTCGGGTACGACGAGATGGTCGAGATCGAGGTCGACGGCGAGACCCGCCGTGGACAGGTGCTCGAATCGACCAGCGACCACGTCGCCATCCAGGTGTTCGAGTCGACCCAGGGGATCGACCGGAACTGTTCGGTCCGCTTCCTGGGCGAGACGATGAAGATGCCCGTCACGGAGGACCTGCTCGGGCGGGTCCTCGACGGGACCGGCCAGCCGATCGACGACGGCCCCGAAATCGTCCCCGACGAGCGTCGCGACATCGTCGGGAAGGCGATCAACCCCTACTCGCGGGAGTTCCCCCGGGAGTTCATCCAGACGGGCGTCAGCGCGATCGACGGGATGAACACGCTCGTCCGCGGCCAGAAGCTCCCCCTATTCTCTGGCTCCGGACTGCCCCACAACGATCTCGCCCTCCAGATCGCTCGCCAGGCCGAAGTGCCCGAGGAGAGCGAGGGCGATGACGAAGAAGAGAGCGAGTTCGCGGTCGTCTTCGCGGCGATGGGGATCACCGCCGAGGAAGCCAACGCCTTCATGGACGACTTCGAGCGCACGGGCGCACTCGAACGCTCGGTCGTGTTCACCAACCTCGCGGACGACCCCGCCGTCGAGCGGACGATCACGCCGCGGCTAGCGCTGACGACCGCCGAGTATCTGGCCTTCGAGAAGGGGTATCACGTCCTCACGATCATGACGGACATGACCAACTACTGTGAGGCGCTCCGCGAGATCGGGGCCGCCCGCGAGGAGGTTCCCGGTCGGCGCGGGTATCCGGGCTACATGTACACCGACCTCGCGAACCTCTACGAGCGCGCAGGGCGGATCGAGGGCGTCGAGGGGTCGATCACGCAGATCCCGATCCTGACGATGCCCAGCGACGACGACACCCACCCGATCCCGGACCTCACGGGATACATCACCGAGGGCCAGATCTACGTCGATCGGGACCTCAACAGCCAGGGCGTCCGCCCGCCGATCTACGTGTTGCCCTCGCTCTCCCGGTTGATGGACGAGGGGATCGGCGAGGGCCACACCCGCGAGGACCACGGCGACGTCTCCGACCAGATGTACGCCGCCTACGCCGAGGGTGAGGACCTCCGCGACCTGGTCAACATCGTCGGGCGCGAAGCACTCTCCGAGCGTGACAACAAGTTCCTCGATTTCGCCGACCGGTTCGAACAGGAGTTCGTCGATCAGGGCACCGACACCGACCGCTCGATCGAGGAGACGCTCGATCTGGGCTGGGAGTTGCTCTCGATGCTCCCGAAAGCGGAACTCAACCGCATCGGCGAGGAGTTCATCGAGGAGTACTACATCGAGGACGAGTCCGCAGCGGCCGACGAGACCGAAGCCGAGGCCTGA
- a CDS encoding DUF7511 domain-containing protein, translating to MPDRSRPECTADTRDDAPATHADIDLDLAVVEYATGPDRATIHPGVCGHDRTTHWLSADRSVFCDLAMWR from the coding sequence ATGCCCGACAGGTCACGGCCCGAGTGCACCGCCGACACCCGCGACGACGCGCCCGCCACCCACGCGGACATCGATCTGGACCTCGCCGTCGTCGAGTACGCGACCGGTCCGGACCGGGCCACCATCCACCCCGGCGTGTGTGGGCACGACCGGACGACACACTGGCTCTCGGCCGACCGATCGGTGTTCTGTGACCTCGCGATGTGGCGGTGA
- a CDS encoding V-type ATP synthase subunit C — MSVYTGSKRSRGNPEYVVARVRSRRSMLYDESDYRKLVRMGTGEIARFMEDSEYEAEMNALGTRFAGVDLIEYAIERNLAKHFEDILGWSEGRIYDFVARYLRKFDAWNVKTVIRGIYSGADAESIETDLIRAGEIDEETLAQLTGADSIERVVEILADTIYGPPLEAAYEDYERTDLLVPLENAVDRAFYEALIEDLPAKSSANRPTELYIEFLETEIDFRNLRNAIRVAHDASTIDPTEYAIAGGRLFDVDDLTRLGEDREALIDHVRESSYGTRIETALGHLESGDRIEFENALDAALLEQADRLSNRYPVSVCPILAYILAKEREVENIRAIARGREAGMSDAEIERRVIL, encoded by the coding sequence ATGAGCGTGTACACGGGATCGAAGCGTTCCCGGGGCAACCCCGAGTACGTCGTCGCGCGCGTCAGATCGCGCCGATCGATGCTGTACGACGAGAGCGATTACCGCAAACTCGTCCGGATGGGGACCGGCGAGATCGCCCGGTTCATGGAGGACAGCGAGTACGAAGCCGAGATGAACGCGCTCGGAACGCGCTTTGCGGGCGTCGACCTCATCGAGTACGCCATCGAGCGCAACCTCGCGAAACACTTCGAGGACATCCTCGGGTGGTCCGAGGGGCGGATCTACGACTTCGTCGCCCGGTACCTCCGGAAGTTCGACGCCTGGAACGTCAAGACCGTCATCCGGGGGATCTACTCGGGCGCGGACGCCGAATCGATCGAGACCGACCTCATCCGGGCCGGCGAAATCGACGAAGAGACGCTCGCCCAACTCACGGGTGCGGACTCGATCGAACGCGTCGTCGAGATCCTCGCGGACACGATCTACGGCCCGCCGCTCGAAGCGGCCTACGAGGACTACGAGCGGACCGACCTGCTCGTTCCCCTCGAAAACGCCGTCGATCGGGCGTTCTACGAGGCGCTGATCGAGGATCTGCCCGCGAAATCGAGTGCCAACCGCCCGACGGAGTTGTACATCGAGTTCCTCGAAACGGAGATCGACTTCCGGAACCTCCGGAACGCGATCCGCGTCGCTCACGACGCCTCGACCATCGACCCCACCGAGTACGCGATCGCCGGCGGGCGACTGTTCGACGTCGATGATCTCACCCGCCTCGGAGAGGATCGCGAGGCGCTGATCGATCACGTCCGGGAGAGTTCGTACGGCACACGGATCGAAACCGCACTCGGCCACCTCGAATCGGGCGATCGGATCGAGTTCGAGAACGCGCTCGACGCCGCGCTGCTCGAACAGGCCGATCGGCTCTCGAACCGGTATCCCGTGTCGGTCTGCCCGATCCTCGCCTACATCCTCGCGAAAGAACGCGAGGTCGAGAACATCCGCGCGATCGCACGCGGTCGCGAGGCGGGGATGAGCGACGCCGAGATCGAACGACGGGTGATTCTCTGA
- a CDS encoding RICIN domain-containing protein — translation MEHSVDRRTVLGGLGAGLALAVGLPGRVAAAEWPASSKRGFAGSDPARGNLLEAAWSYNWLSGSDRTDEFDHDEFVPMINGDDLGWTAGAAEQIRASDADAMLGYNEPDHEEGYHDVQTILDPWRTVCDTFRDTSVTVVGPSIKTGTSGGQSYLQAFMDGVESDPNLYVDAVGVHWYAGSQAMASDPVGQATSFLDRMDWVYEQFGRPIWITEFGGPNFGSVSDIESLIESNVTYLSRTVPELERRDYVHRYAWWSGSDATWLTTEGADGRTLTDVGEAYVTSAGRSAQPIAAGTYRIVAAHSGHALTVVDGASTEGASVAQAAVGAHGQRWTLSPTADGAYTVEAAHSGHVLEVANESTDAGDSIDQWPDNGGDHQRWHVIANADDTYRIENANSRHVLDVADGATDPGSPVLQWPWIAGSNQRWRFEPVESTPTETPPELDPVAGTVPQDIDGDGLHEDLSGDGTVNFPDVNRLFQHTDSAAVQDYPDAYDFSGDGIVDSQDVLALFEMV, via the coding sequence ATGGAACACAGCGTCGACCGGCGGACGGTCCTCGGGGGCCTGGGCGCGGGGCTGGCACTGGCCGTCGGCCTGCCGGGCCGGGTGGCTGCCGCCGAGTGGCCCGCGAGTTCGAAACGCGGGTTCGCGGGATCGGACCCGGCGCGGGGGAACCTTCTGGAAGCCGCGTGGTCGTACAACTGGCTCTCGGGATCGGATCGCACCGACGAGTTCGACCACGACGAGTTCGTCCCGATGATCAACGGCGACGACCTGGGCTGGACGGCCGGGGCCGCCGAGCAGATCCGCGCGAGCGACGCCGACGCGATGCTCGGCTACAACGAACCCGACCACGAGGAAGGGTATCACGACGTCCAGACGATCCTCGACCCGTGGCGCACCGTCTGTGACACCTTCCGGGATACCAGCGTGACGGTCGTCGGCCCGTCGATCAAGACCGGTACGTCGGGCGGGCAGTCGTACCTGCAGGCGTTTATGGACGGCGTCGAGAGCGATCCGAACCTCTACGTCGACGCGGTGGGCGTCCACTGGTACGCTGGCTCGCAGGCGATGGCATCCGACCCCGTCGGGCAGGCCACATCCTTCCTCGACCGGATGGACTGGGTGTACGAGCAGTTCGGCCGGCCGATCTGGATCACGGAGTTCGGTGGCCCCAACTTCGGGAGCGTGAGCGACATCGAGTCGCTGATCGAGAGCAACGTGACCTATCTCTCACGGACGGTCCCCGAACTCGAACGCCGCGACTACGTCCACCGGTATGCCTGGTGGTCCGGGAGCGATGCGACCTGGTTGACCACCGAGGGGGCTGACGGGCGGACGCTGACCGATGTCGGCGAGGCGTACGTCACCAGCGCGGGCCGGTCCGCCCAGCCGATCGCGGCGGGCACCTACCGCATCGTCGCCGCCCATTCGGGCCACGCGCTGACGGTCGTCGACGGTGCGAGCACCGAGGGCGCGAGCGTCGCTCAGGCTGCGGTGGGCGCACACGGGCAGCGCTGGACGCTGTCACCGACCGCCGACGGCGCGTACACCGTCGAGGCGGCGCACTCGGGACACGTCCTGGAGGTCGCGAACGAATCGACCGACGCGGGCGATTCGATCGACCAGTGGCCCGACAACGGCGGCGACCACCAGCGCTGGCACGTGATCGCGAACGCCGACGACACCTATCGCATCGAGAACGCCAACAGCCGGCACGTCCTCGACGTGGCCGACGGCGCGACCGACCCGGGGAGTCCGGTGCTCCAGTGGCCCTGGATCGCTGGCTCCAACCAGCGCTGGCGGTTCGAACCGGTCGAGTCGACACCGACCGAGACCCCGCCGGAACTCGACCCCGTCGCGGGCACGGTCCCGCAGGACATCGACGGCGACGGACTCCACGAGGACCTCTCGGGCGACGGAACCGTGAACTTCCCCGACGTGAACCGACTCTTCCAGCACACTGATTCCGCCGCCGTGCAGGACTACCCCGACGCCTACGACTTTTCGGGCGACGGCATCGTCGACTCACAGGACGTGCTCGCGCTGTTCGAGATGGTCTGA
- a CDS encoding V-type ATP synthase subunit E, producing the protein MSLETVVEDIREQAEAQAEAIREEAEAEAEEIRAEAEAEADQIREQRERDVERQIDQERERGLSNAELEAKQARLRARRSVLQDVRERVEDELVELDGDRRRDLTESLLTDALDEFDEGSLVVHGRAEDRDLLDDLVTDRDATVGDPRDCLGGVVVTSEGARVRVNNTFDAVLEDVWEEHLRAVSDRLFEEE; encoded by the coding sequence ATGAGTCTCGAAACGGTCGTCGAGGACATTCGAGAGCAGGCCGAGGCCCAGGCCGAGGCCATTCGGGAGGAGGCCGAGGCGGAGGCCGAGGAGATTCGCGCCGAGGCCGAGGCGGAGGCCGACCAGATCCGCGAGCAGCGCGAGCGTGACGTCGAGCGTCAGATCGACCAGGAGCGCGAACGCGGCCTCTCGAACGCCGAACTCGAAGCCAAGCAGGCGCGGCTTCGCGCACGGCGGTCGGTCCTTCAGGACGTTCGCGAGCGCGTCGAGGACGAACTCGTCGAACTGGACGGCGACCGTCGCCGGGATCTCACCGAGTCGTTGCTGACCGACGCGCTCGACGAGTTCGACGAGGGGTCGCTGGTCGTCCACGGTCGCGCCGAGGACCGCGACCTGCTCGACGACCTCGTCACCGACCGCGACGCGACCGTCGGAGACCCCAGAGACTGTCTGGGCGGCGTCGTCGTCACGAGCGAGGGCGCGCGCGTCCGCGTGAACAACACGTTCGATGCGGTCCTCGAAGACGTCTGGGAGGAGCACCTCCGGGCCGTCAGTGACCGCCTGTTCGAGGAGGAATGA